From a single Bryobacter aggregatus MPL3 genomic region:
- a CDS encoding PEP-CTERM sorting domain-containing protein: MCSRPSRTLPIDQPVILTDVTPYDTSAVPEPSTVAFVALGVGGILYRLRRR; encoded by the coding sequence GTGTGTTCACGGCCTTCCCGGACATTACCGATTGATCAGCCCGTCATCCTCACCGATGTTACTCCCTACGATACTTCCGCAGTCCCCGAACCCTCCACCGTCGCATTCGTCGCTCTCGGCGTAGGCGGAATTCTTTACCGCCTCCGCCGCCGCTAG
- a CDS encoding 2,3,4,5-tetrahydropyridine-2,6-dicarboxylate N-succinyltransferase, whose product MQEAIEAAFALPVSELREEHQSLFRKFKEGLNDGRYRAAQPDANSATGWSVNAWVKKGILLGFRLGQMVDMSIDLQRQPYFDKATYPVKQFSIESGVRLVPGGSSVRDGAFVGAGVICMPPMFINAGAYVDAGTMVDSHALVGSCAQVGKNCHLSAAAQIGGVLEPVGASPVIIEDEVMVGGNCGVYEGTVVKKRAVLGTGVILNRSTPVYDLVKERVLVATEEQPLVIPEEAVVVAGARQIARGIGKEWGVSLYTPVIVKYRDQKTEGKLQLEDLLR is encoded by the coding sequence ATGCAGGAAGCAATCGAGGCAGCATTTGCGCTGCCAGTGAGTGAACTCCGCGAGGAACACCAGTCGCTGTTCCGGAAGTTCAAAGAAGGTTTGAACGATGGCCGCTATCGTGCGGCACAGCCGGATGCGAATTCGGCGACCGGCTGGTCTGTCAATGCCTGGGTGAAGAAGGGCATTTTGCTCGGCTTCCGTCTGGGACAGATGGTGGACATGAGCATCGACCTGCAACGCCAGCCTTATTTCGATAAGGCGACCTATCCGGTGAAGCAGTTCAGCATCGAGAGCGGCGTGCGGCTGGTGCCGGGTGGCTCGAGTGTGCGCGATGGCGCATTTGTGGGTGCAGGTGTGATCTGTATGCCGCCGATGTTCATCAATGCCGGAGCGTATGTCGATGCCGGGACCATGGTGGACAGCCATGCCCTGGTCGGCAGTTGCGCGCAGGTGGGCAAGAACTGCCATCTGTCTGCTGCCGCACAAATTGGCGGTGTGTTGGAACCCGTTGGCGCCTCGCCCGTCATTATTGAAGATGAAGTGATGGTCGGCGGCAATTGTGGCGTCTACGAAGGCACGGTGGTGAAGAAGCGCGCGGTACTCGGGACAGGCGTGATTCTGAATCGCTCGACACCTGTTTATGACCTGGTGAAGGAACGCGTGTTGGTGGCGACCGAGGAACAACCGCTGGTGATTCCGGAAGAAGCCGTCGTGGTAGCCGGTGCGCGTCAGATTGCCCGGGGGATTGGCAAGGAGTGGGGAGTCTCGCTCTACACACCAGTGATCGTTAAGTATCGCGACCAAAAGACCGAAGGCAAATTGCAGTTAGAAGATCTTTTGAGGTAA
- the yut gene encoding urea transporter: MNKVWDDLVARNQVAGYLDANLRGASQVFLQDNPWTGLMILAAIFWGAHAAGNLEVAFGAAAGLVISTFVAILLRADPASIQQGLFGFNGILVGAAIPTYLVSHPAMWVFLVIGAAVSTILTLAISNITQTWGVSGSTAPFIFTTQLLLLAASAFANVPLVPMQGAANAPAIWPSDGFDIVARSISQVHLIGNVVTGVLFLIAIAINSFRSAVFAVLGAIVSLVVAVGFGANSGAISAGLYGYSAVLTAIAVGAVLNRPSTGVTFYAIFAMIFTVIVQAALNTAMAPIGIPALTLPYVLTMWLFQLPKAERR; this comes from the coding sequence GTGAACAAGGTTTGGGACGATCTGGTAGCTAGAAATCAGGTGGCCGGCTACCTCGACGCAAATCTGCGTGGGGCGAGCCAAGTGTTCCTACAGGACAATCCATGGACAGGCCTGATGATTCTTGCCGCCATTTTCTGGGGCGCCCATGCTGCCGGGAATTTGGAAGTGGCGTTTGGAGCCGCCGCCGGGCTCGTCATTTCCACGTTCGTAGCGATTCTGCTGCGCGCCGATCCTGCCTCGATCCAACAAGGACTCTTCGGTTTCAACGGAATTCTGGTGGGCGCCGCGATTCCCACTTATCTGGTTAGCCACCCGGCCATGTGGGTCTTTCTCGTCATCGGTGCGGCCGTCTCCACTATCCTCACGCTAGCGATTTCAAACATCACCCAGACCTGGGGTGTATCGGGATCAACGGCGCCCTTTATCTTCACGACACAGCTTTTGTTGCTGGCAGCCTCTGCGTTCGCCAATGTCCCGCTGGTCCCCATGCAAGGCGCGGCGAACGCACCGGCAATCTGGCCGTCGGACGGATTCGACATCGTCGCCAGGAGCATCTCCCAGGTCCACCTGATTGGGAATGTCGTCACTGGAGTCCTGTTCCTCATTGCGATCGCCATCAACTCGTTCCGCAGCGCTGTGTTTGCGGTGCTAGGAGCGATTGTGAGCTTAGTTGTCGCTGTTGGATTCGGTGCAAACAGCGGCGCCATCAGCGCCGGGCTTTACGGCTACAGCGCGGTATTGACGGCTATCGCAGTGGGGGCTGTTCTCAATCGGCCCTCAACCGGCGTGACCTTCTATGCGATCTTCGCAATGATTTTCACCGTCATCGTACAGGCGGCGCTGAACACGGCAATGGCTCCCATCGGCATTCCGGCCCTCACCTTACCTTATGTCCTGACGATGTGGCTCTTCCAACTCCCCAAGGCGGAACGTCGCTAG
- a CDS encoding TolB family protein: protein MRFAIWMLALGTAAVAQQSARFGAQIPIQTEFLGNVQPLTTDGVSRKPHWSTDGQRLLIVSTEAGKCPQAYWIEQGTKERKLASSGKGSVRSAAPILRSRIWIFDSTQDAGEACAETKLGSVPASFNIFLNTDKGKMQRLASATGYDGEVDVSPSEKLIVYTSQASGDLEIWTMEFDGMNKRQLTHSPGYDGDPNFSNDGKRIVFRSHRARSLELQKLVKEELSYGRAYLAPSEIFVMDRKGSDEKQITSFGCTVLHPTWAPDNRRIVFASNLPNCAGEHFELFLVNLDGSGLVQLTTGSKSAGDASFSPDGRFIAYTRDGNVYIADWMAPAPPPDTLSPLSKP from the coding sequence ATGCGCTTTGCGATTTGGATGTTGGCGTTGGGAACGGCTGCTGTCGCCCAGCAGTCGGCGCGCTTTGGCGCGCAGATTCCTATACAGACGGAATTTCTAGGCAATGTGCAACCGTTGACCACGGATGGCGTGAGCCGTAAGCCGCACTGGTCCACCGACGGCCAGCGTTTGTTGATCGTGTCTACCGAAGCGGGCAAGTGTCCGCAAGCGTATTGGATTGAGCAGGGAACCAAAGAGCGCAAGCTCGCCTCAAGCGGCAAGGGCAGCGTGCGCAGCGCAGCCCCCATTCTGCGAAGCCGGATCTGGATTTTCGATTCGACGCAAGATGCGGGAGAGGCCTGTGCAGAAACCAAACTGGGCAGCGTGCCGGCGAGCTTCAACATTTTCCTCAACACCGATAAGGGCAAGATGCAACGCTTGGCCAGTGCCACCGGGTACGACGGCGAAGTGGATGTCAGCCCGAGCGAGAAGCTGATCGTTTACACCAGCCAGGCGAGCGGCGATCTGGAGATCTGGACGATGGAATTCGACGGGATGAACAAGCGGCAGTTGACGCACTCTCCCGGCTACGATGGCGATCCGAATTTTTCCAACGACGGCAAACGGATCGTCTTCCGCAGTCATCGCGCACGCAGTCTGGAATTGCAGAAGCTGGTGAAGGAAGAACTGAGCTATGGACGCGCGTATCTGGCGCCGAGCGAGATTTTTGTCATGGACCGCAAAGGTTCGGACGAGAAGCAGATCACGAGCTTCGGGTGCACCGTATTGCATCCGACCTGGGCACCGGACAACCGGCGCATTGTGTTCGCATCAAATCTGCCCAATTGTGCCGGGGAGCACTTTGAACTGTTTCTGGTGAACCTGGACGGGTCTGGTCTGGTGCAGCTCACAACCGGAAGCAAGTCTGCCGGCGATGCGAGCTTCTCCCCAGACGGCCGTTTCATTGCCTACACACGCGATGGAAATGTCTACATTGCAGATTGGATGGCGCCTGCGCCGCCGCCCGATACGCTGTCTCCGCTCTCCAAGCCGTAA
- the dapA gene encoding 4-hydroxy-tetrahydrodipicolinate synthase produces the protein MSIFTGCGTALITPFQKNGSLDEPTLKKLVRRQIEAGIHFLVPCGTTGESPTLTHEEHLRVVELTVAEAKGQVPVLAGAGGYNTADVISLAKELEALGVDGLLSVTPYYNKPTQEGLYQHYKALAKAVKIPIIVYSVKGRTGVNVEPSTLKRLAAIKNIVGVKEASGDIAQIARVIHEVPESFDVLSGDDIATIPLMALGGKGIISVAGNQIPGEMANLAEACLNQDFATARAIQGRFADLMDINFVESNPIPVKAMMADMGLCKAIWRLPLVPPSDGALEKIRQVRTQVGI, from the coding sequence ATGAGCATATTTACAGGTTGTGGCACGGCGTTAATTACGCCCTTTCAGAAGAACGGTAGTCTCGACGAGCCCACGCTGAAAAAGCTTGTGCGCCGTCAAATTGAAGCTGGCATCCACTTTCTGGTGCCGTGCGGCACGACGGGCGAAAGTCCGACGCTGACACATGAAGAGCATCTGCGTGTGGTGGAACTGACCGTGGCCGAGGCCAAAGGACAGGTTCCAGTGCTGGCGGGAGCAGGTGGATACAACACGGCAGACGTCATCTCGCTCGCCAAGGAACTCGAAGCCCTGGGCGTCGATGGTCTGTTGAGCGTAACGCCTTACTACAACAAGCCGACGCAGGAAGGCCTGTACCAGCACTACAAGGCACTGGCCAAGGCCGTTAAAATTCCGATCATTGTTTATAGCGTCAAGGGCCGCACGGGCGTGAATGTCGAGCCGTCAACGCTCAAGCGATTGGCTGCGATCAAGAACATTGTGGGCGTGAAGGAAGCCTCGGGCGACATTGCGCAGATCGCGCGTGTCATTCATGAGGTGCCAGAGAGCTTTGATGTGCTCAGTGGCGATGACATCGCAACCATTCCGCTGATGGCGCTCGGCGGCAAGGGCATCATCTCAGTGGCGGGCAATCAGATTCCGGGCGAGATGGCGAATCTGGCCGAGGCTTGCCTGAACCAGGACTTTGCCACAGCGCGGGCGATCCAGGGACGCTTTGCGGATCTGATGGACATCAACTTTGTCGAGTCGAATCCGATTCCGGTAAAGGCAATGATGGCCGATATGGGGCTTTGCAAGGCGATCTGGCGATTGCCGCTGGTGCCTCCGTCGGACGGTGCGCTCGAAAAGATTCGTCAGGTGAGAACACAGGTGGGGATTTAA
- a CDS encoding 4-hydroxy-tetrahydrodipicolinate reductase, whose amino-acid sequence MKIAMVGYGKMGKMIESLAGEYGGEVVLKLDEFNNAGQALMTPEHFQGIDVAIEFTTPHTAVPNILKLQELGVPTVVGSTGWLEELPSVTEAVQAKKGALVWSPNFSIGVNLFFAAVKQLSAQMEEFPEYGAWAWEIHHSAKKDAPSGTLKMAVEQMRRGGYTREVSESSNRAGSVPGTHEIGFDSAADTITLRHTARSREGFARGALKAAQWIQGRTGVYEFGEILFQK is encoded by the coding sequence ATGAAAATCGCGATGGTTGGATACGGCAAGATGGGCAAGATGATTGAGAGTCTTGCCGGCGAGTATGGCGGCGAGGTGGTGTTGAAGCTCGATGAGTTCAACAATGCCGGCCAGGCGCTAATGACGCCCGAGCATTTTCAGGGAATCGATGTCGCCATTGAGTTCACGACGCCGCATACGGCAGTACCGAACATCCTGAAACTCCAGGAACTCGGTGTGCCGACTGTGGTGGGTTCGACGGGTTGGCTCGAGGAGCTGCCCAGCGTGACCGAAGCCGTACAAGCAAAGAAGGGTGCGCTGGTTTGGAGCCCGAACTTTTCGATTGGCGTGAACCTGTTCTTTGCCGCCGTCAAGCAGTTGAGCGCACAGATGGAAGAGTTTCCGGAGTATGGCGCCTGGGCCTGGGAAATTCACCACTCTGCAAAGAAGGATGCGCCAAGCGGTACCTTGAAGATGGCTGTCGAACAGATGCGCCGGGGCGGCTATACGCGTGAGGTGAGTGAAAGCTCCAATCGCGCCGGGAGTGTTCCGGGGACGCACGAGATTGGCTTCGATTCGGCGGCAGATACGATTACACTGCGCCATACGGCGCGGAGCCGGGAAGGATTCGCACGCGGTGCGTTGAAGGCAGCGCAGTGGATCCAGGGTCGGACGGGTGTTTACGAGTTTGGGGAAATCCTGTTTCAGAAGTAG
- a CDS encoding PEP-CTERM sorting domain-containing protein: MRSLLLAAFALATFLPQQSPAETLLAGSFDGNTENGPVFGSDSIHFNVIKLFIPGPDAFYIHEVTFAVDFIGVLRVYTAFPDLTDLSINHFFSSAPVTEIWGLSSNTPLYFLVSGVSTGDFGNYSFEFAGEQPVFLTDVTPYDTSAVPEPSTAALVALGIGSILYRFRRR; encoded by the coding sequence ATGAGATCTCTTTTGCTTGCCGCCTTCGCCCTGGCTACATTCCTGCCCCAACAGTCTCCAGCTGAGACGTTGCTTGCCGGAAGCTTCGACGGAAATACGGAGAATGGACCCGTTTTCGGCTCAGATTCGATCCACTTCAACGTGATCAAATTGTTCATCCCAGGCCCTGATGCGTTCTACATTCACGAAGTTACATTTGCTGTAGATTTCATCGGAGTTCTACGTGTGTACACCGCATTCCCAGACCTTACGGATCTGTCGATAAATCATTTCTTTAGCTCCGCTCCGGTGACAGAAATCTGGGGGCTCTCTTCCAATACTCCTCTCTATTTTTTGGTCAGCGGTGTCTCAACTGGCGATTTCGGGAACTATAGCTTTGAGTTCGCCGGCGAGCAGCCTGTCTTCCTCACCGACGTCACTCCCTACGATACTTCCGCAGTTCCCGAGCCCTCCACCGCTGCATTGGTCGCTCTCGGAATCGGCAGTATCCTTTATCGCTTCCGCCGTCGCTAA
- a CDS encoding TonB-dependent receptor codes for MRVLRKLLLIWIAALPAQAQTLYGSLTGNVTDPTDAAVPNSKVETLNIATGITKSILTDDRGGFLMSDLLPGIYRITVTAPSFTTRIFNDVRIIVNNTLRLDVSVSVSQMAESITIGANAVMLQSDRADVNNQLSTGQIADLPLINSQGRNFQVLYKILPGFTPPVEAHSDSGNPQRSMVTQANGMPQSSNATKLDGATISHPWLPRLVAYVPPVEAIETVNIVSNSFDAEQGMAGGAATNVIIKSGTNQFHGAGWEFLTNSKLKARNYFYCLYSCTGDPNRAPKNVQNQFGAMIGGPIVKNKLFFFADWERTTRRQIATVLRTVPTLPMRSGDYSATGTTIYDPTTGNADGTNRVAFPNNVIPTSRIDPAAKYMTDLIPQPNQGNIFPNNYLAVGGYQFQRDNVDFKVNYTPTEKLQFFTRYSFSPSDIFDPPSLGGAGGDATNGGQPGNAPGRIQSAAIGGTYTISPRLILDAVVGYTRLRLSAKNVDIDKNYGLDVLKIPGTNGSDPLQGGYPRFTITGFASLGNPNVSNPFLFRDNQYVTNWNLGWVKGVHSIRMGFEFSRFDINHFQPQANYGPRGGFNFAGGITSRNGGASSTAYNSYADFMLGLPSGMGKDVQYLNPATVRMPSYGMYIRDVWQVTRKLTIDYGIRYEIYPAPRRDHWDGERYDPNTDKVYRGGYDTGHGQFAPRLGIAYRMNDRTVIRLGGGISVDPNTFRYLRDAYPATLSYQTSGSTSYVPAGSLRTGLPPVIGPDLTQSVFTLAPNIGTTTFPQKFNRGYIESWNLTLQRDLGKALNLTASYVGSRGIRQTVLQNINAAGPGGGNPGRALYPSFQRISDIRYFTPFNTSQYNGLLTSVTRRFSSSVVGASYTWSRAIGYADDQDGGLNFNYVPLLYRNKGVQGYDRTHNLQLYGNYELPFGKGKSLLSTGIGSKLAGGWQLNWILSRTSGVPLTVLASGTSLNAPGNTQVADQILGNVQILGGHGVGQAYFNPNAFAPVTDVRFGNVGRNSIRGPGVFNLDSGLFRKFTITERVALQFRAECFGATNTPQFGNPGLNVSNLNRNADGSIRALNGFGEITTATGERQFRFALRLSF; via the coding sequence ATGCGCGTTCTCAGGAAACTTCTTCTCATCTGGATCGCTGCTCTCCCCGCTCAGGCGCAGACGCTCTATGGATCACTGACTGGAAACGTCACCGACCCCACCGACGCGGCTGTTCCCAACTCCAAGGTCGAAACCCTCAACATCGCTACTGGCATTACCAAGTCGATCCTGACCGACGATCGAGGCGGCTTTCTGATGAGCGATCTCCTGCCTGGCATCTACCGGATCACCGTCACCGCGCCTTCGTTTACCACCCGTATCTTCAACGACGTCAGGATCATCGTCAACAATACCCTCCGCCTCGATGTTTCCGTCTCCGTCTCTCAGATGGCCGAGAGCATTACGATTGGTGCAAATGCGGTCATGCTCCAGTCCGATCGTGCCGACGTCAATAACCAGCTCAGCACCGGACAGATCGCCGACCTCCCGCTGATCAACTCCCAGGGACGCAACTTCCAGGTCCTCTATAAGATCCTCCCCGGTTTCACTCCGCCCGTCGAAGCCCATTCGGATTCCGGCAACCCCCAGCGCTCGATGGTCACCCAGGCCAACGGCATGCCCCAATCGAGCAACGCGACCAAGCTCGATGGGGCGACCATCAGTCACCCCTGGCTGCCCCGTCTGGTCGCCTATGTCCCGCCGGTGGAAGCCATCGAAACGGTCAACATTGTTTCCAACTCCTTCGACGCCGAGCAAGGCATGGCCGGCGGCGCCGCCACCAATGTCATCATCAAGTCCGGCACCAACCAGTTCCACGGCGCGGGTTGGGAATTCCTCACCAACAGCAAACTGAAGGCGCGGAATTATTTCTATTGCCTCTACTCCTGCACTGGCGATCCGAACCGCGCCCCCAAGAATGTGCAGAATCAATTCGGTGCCATGATTGGTGGCCCCATCGTCAAAAACAAACTCTTTTTCTTTGCCGACTGGGAACGCACCACCCGCCGCCAGATTGCCACCGTCCTGCGCACCGTGCCCACCCTTCCTATGCGCAGTGGCGACTACAGCGCCACCGGCACCACCATTTATGACCCTACGACCGGCAACGCCGACGGCACCAATCGCGTCGCCTTTCCCAACAACGTCATCCCCACCAGCCGCATCGACCCGGCGGCGAAGTACATGACCGACCTGATTCCGCAGCCGAACCAGGGGAACATCTTCCCCAATAACTACCTCGCTGTCGGTGGCTATCAGTTCCAGCGCGACAACGTCGATTTCAAGGTCAATTACACGCCCACCGAGAAACTCCAGTTTTTCACCCGCTATAGCTTCTCCCCAAGCGATATCTTCGATCCCCCCTCACTCGGTGGAGCCGGTGGGGATGCTACCAATGGCGGCCAGCCCGGCAATGCTCCCGGCAGGATCCAATCTGCTGCAATCGGTGGCACTTACACGATTTCGCCGCGACTGATTCTGGATGCAGTGGTTGGCTACACCCGGCTCCGTCTCTCCGCCAAGAATGTCGACATCGATAAGAATTATGGCCTGGACGTTCTGAAGATCCCCGGCACCAACGGTAGCGACCCGCTCCAGGGCGGCTATCCCCGCTTCACCATCACCGGCTTCGCCAGCCTCGGCAACCCAAACGTGTCGAACCCCTTCCTCTTCCGCGATAACCAATACGTCACCAACTGGAATCTTGGCTGGGTCAAAGGCGTCCACTCCATCCGCATGGGCTTTGAGTTCAGCCGATTCGACATCAACCACTTCCAGCCGCAGGCGAACTACGGCCCGCGCGGCGGCTTCAATTTTGCCGGTGGCATCACCAGCCGCAATGGAGGGGCATCCAGCACCGCTTACAACAGCTATGCCGATTTCATGCTTGGTCTTCCCTCCGGCATGGGGAAAGATGTGCAATATCTGAACCCCGCCACTGTGCGCATGCCTTCCTACGGCATGTACATCCGGGACGTCTGGCAGGTGACGCGAAAACTCACCATCGACTATGGCATTCGATATGAAATTTATCCCGCGCCTCGTCGCGACCATTGGGACGGCGAACGCTACGATCCCAATACCGACAAGGTCTATCGCGGTGGCTACGATACTGGCCACGGCCAATTTGCTCCCCGGCTCGGCATCGCTTACCGCATGAATGACCGCACGGTGATCCGCCTCGGCGGTGGCATCAGCGTTGATCCCAATACCTTCCGTTACCTGCGCGATGCTTATCCGGCCACTCTTTCGTATCAGACCAGTGGCTCCACCTCGTATGTCCCTGCCGGTTCGCTCCGCACCGGCCTTCCACCTGTCATCGGTCCAGACCTGACTCAATCGGTGTTTACGCTCGCGCCCAATATCGGCACCACTACCTTCCCGCAAAAGTTCAATCGCGGCTACATCGAATCCTGGAACCTCACCCTCCAGCGTGATCTCGGCAAGGCGCTCAATCTTACGGCGAGTTATGTCGGTTCCCGAGGCATCCGGCAAACGGTCCTACAGAACATCAACGCCGCAGGACCCGGTGGGGGCAATCCAGGCCGCGCACTGTATCCGTCCTTCCAACGCATCTCGGACATTCGCTACTTTACGCCCTTCAACACCTCGCAATACAACGGGCTACTGACCTCTGTCACACGGCGCTTCTCGAGCAGTGTTGTCGGTGCTTCCTACACTTGGTCTCGAGCCATTGGTTACGCCGACGATCAGGATGGTGGTCTGAACTTCAACTATGTCCCACTGCTCTATCGCAACAAAGGAGTGCAGGGCTATGACCGGACCCACAACCTGCAACTCTACGGAAACTACGAACTGCCTTTCGGCAAAGGCAAATCCCTGCTGAGCACTGGCATTGGCAGCAAGCTTGCCGGAGGTTGGCAGTTGAACTGGATCTTGAGCCGCACCAGCGGCGTGCCGCTCACCGTCCTCGCGAGTGGCACTTCACTCAATGCCCCCGGCAACACACAGGTGGCCGATCAGATTCTGGGCAATGTCCAGATCTTGGGCGGCCATGGAGTCGGGCAAGCCTACTTCAACCCCAACGCCTTCGCGCCGGTGACGGATGTCCGCTTCGGCAATGTCGGCCGCAATTCGATCCGAGGACCCGGCGTCTTCAATCTCGATAGCGGGCTCTTCCGCAAGTTCACGATCACCGAGCGTGTCGCCCTCCAATTCCGAGCGGAATGTTTCGGCGCGACCAATACGCCGCAGTTCGGCAACCCTGGGTTAAACGTTTCGAACCTCAACCGCAACGCTGATGGCTCCATCCGCGCGCTCAACGGCTTCGGAGAAATCACGACGGCAACCGGGGAAAGACAATTCCGCTTCGCGTTGCGACTCAGCTTCTAA
- the lysC gene encoding lysine-sensitive aspartokinase 3, with amino-acid sequence MIVMKFGGTSVESAAAMERLAGIVRSRIAQRPIVVVSAMGKTTNRLLEAAQLAVNGQRNEALEKVETLRAYHHAEADRFGASELIEEHFQELTELVRGLAILGELTPRSIDAISSFGERLSSRIVALVLGAKHIDSRTVVVTDERHTQAAPFYAETNERLQKIEWGEISVMGGFIGATLNGVTSTLGRGGSDFTASIVGAGVGAEEIQIWTDVDGMLTCDPTVLPGGRRVKSISFAEAAELAYFGAKVLHPSTVVPAIEKNIPVLILNSRRPEVAGTRITAEGPKSKAVAKSIACKKSITLVNIQSTRMLMAHGFLKRIFEIFDRYETSVDMIATSEVSVSLTIDNASRLDTIRRELEEFAEVESEQDKAIVCLVGDNIRWQSGVAHRVFRALENVNVRMISQGASLRNLSVVVAQSDLREAVECLHREFFTDVDPEVFG; translated from the coding sequence ATGATTGTCATGAAGTTCGGCGGCACGAGCGTAGAATCGGCCGCCGCGATGGAACGTTTGGCGGGCATTGTCCGGTCGCGGATTGCCCAGCGGCCGATTGTTGTCGTTTCGGCCATGGGCAAGACAACCAACCGGCTGCTTGAGGCTGCGCAACTGGCCGTGAATGGGCAGCGCAACGAGGCGCTGGAAAAAGTAGAAACGCTGCGGGCCTATCACCACGCAGAAGCCGACAGATTTGGCGCATCTGAGCTGATTGAAGAACATTTCCAGGAACTCACCGAACTGGTTCGGGGTTTAGCCATCTTGGGAGAACTCACGCCACGCAGCATTGATGCGATTTCGAGCTTTGGCGAACGCTTGTCCAGCCGCATCGTTGCGTTAGTCTTGGGTGCAAAGCATATCGATAGCCGCACGGTGGTGGTAACCGATGAACGGCACACGCAGGCGGCTCCCTTCTATGCAGAGACCAATGAACGGCTGCAGAAGATTGAATGGGGCGAGATCAGCGTGATGGGCGGATTTATTGGCGCAACCCTAAACGGCGTCACGAGTACACTCGGCCGTGGTGGCAGCGACTTTACGGCGAGCATTGTCGGCGCGGGCGTGGGCGCGGAAGAGATTCAGATCTGGACCGATGTCGACGGCATGTTGACCTGCGACCCCACCGTATTGCCGGGAGGACGCCGCGTCAAGTCGATCAGCTTTGCCGAAGCAGCCGAACTGGCGTACTTTGGCGCAAAAGTACTGCATCCTTCCACAGTAGTGCCTGCGATTGAGAAGAACATTCCGGTGTTGATTCTGAATTCGCGGCGGCCTGAGGTGGCCGGGACTCGCATTACGGCGGAAGGCCCGAAGTCGAAGGCGGTCGCTAAGTCGATTGCCTGCAAGAAGAGCATTACGCTGGTGAACATCCAGTCTACGCGCATGCTGATGGCGCATGGCTTTTTGAAGCGCATCTTTGAGATCTTCGATCGCTACGAGACCTCAGTGGATATGATTGCCACCAGCGAAGTGAGTGTGTCGCTGACGATCGACAATGCCAGCCGCCTCGATACGATTCGCCGTGAGCTGGAAGAGTTTGCGGAAGTGGAAAGCGAGCAGGACAAGGCGATCGTGTGTCTGGTGGGTGACAACATCCGCTGGCAGTCGGGCGTGGCGCACCGGGTGTTCCGCGCGCTGGAGAACGTCAATGTACGGATGATCAGCCAGGGCGCGAGCCTGCGAAACTTGAGTGTAGTTGTGGCGCAGAGCGATCTGCGTGAAGCCGTGGAATGTCTGCATCGGGAGTTCTTTACCGATGTGGATCCGGAGGTGTTCGGATGA
- a CDS encoding PEP-CTERM sorting domain-containing protein, with the protein MKYLLSIVLALFTLIPQTASAKILAGEMKGSFTGASTFVNPETFGEVQYRLFSVLAEGPEGSYDYDYSYRIDSVVGVRVYNDMPDSSDLSINYQYEISLADADTGNDPYGFLSGVPIYFLFLPSVPDQTDSFSMKFYGSNPLIIAEHRFEPASDPAAVPEPGTVALVALGIGGILYRRR; encoded by the coding sequence ATGAAATATCTACTATCGATAGTACTGGCACTGTTTACCCTCATCCCCCAAACCGCTTCAGCCAAGATTTTGGCGGGCGAAATGAAAGGTAGCTTCACCGGAGCCTCCACTTTCGTCAATCCCGAGACCTTCGGAGAGGTTCAGTACCGATTGTTCTCGGTCCTGGCCGAAGGTCCAGAAGGCTCATACGACTACGATTACAGCTATCGAATCGATTCAGTGGTCGGCGTGCGAGTGTATAACGATATGCCTGACTCCTCGGATCTTTCGATCAACTACCAATACGAAATATCGCTAGCCGACGCTGACACGGGCAACGACCCCTACGGATTCCTTTCAGGCGTGCCAATTTACTTCTTATTTCTCCCAAGCGTGCCGGACCAGACGGACTCGTTCTCGATGAAATTCTACGGTTCTAACCCACTAATCATTGCCGAACACCGTTTCGAACCAGCCAGCGATCCTGCTGCTGTCCCCGAACCTGGTACTGTCGCCCTCGTCGCCCTCGGAATCGGTGGAATTCTCTACCGCCGCCGCTAG